The genomic region TCCACTTCGACGGAACGGTCGTCAGCCTTCACAAGATCGCCCAGCGCCTTCGCGCCGCTGGGTGCGCCGTCAACACGACCGGGACGGACTGGCTGGACGTGAGTCGCTTCAAGGACCTAGCAGCGTACGACCGGACGTTCTGAGCGCCCGCGGGATGCCCGGAGAACGAGCAGAACTGTGGCAGCTGCTGGCTGTCGCGTATCAAGCGATTGCCGGGGAACCTGAGTTGTCGGTTCGAGGCGACGTTTTGGTCTGGTTCAAACAGGTCTGGCCGCAACTGCGGCAGGATCTCGAGACCTTGTCCGAGGATGACGCCATAGTGGCGATGCAGACGATGACGCCTTTCCTGGCTGGACTCGAGGACTGGGTAACTTTGGCGGATCTCAGCCACCGCGGCCGCGCGCTGACTTGCCGTTCTGACCACCTCCGGGACTATCTCGTCTTCACTCACCACCTAGGTATCTCTCTTCAGATGCAGGCCGACACCCGGGGTGCCGAGCAAGCATTCAAGGAGGTCGCCCGGCGAGCGGAAGTGGCAGGAGACCTTGGCCTGCGAGCCAAGGCGCTGGCTCACCAGGCACAGCTGCGCCGCCAAGCGGGCGAGCCTGGTGAGGCAGCCATCGTCTTTCACCGGGCTGCTGAGGCATATCGCCTCGACGCTGACGAACTCGGCGAAGCCCGGACACTTGGTGACCTTGCCACGGCGGTGCACGCGTTGGGAGACCAAACCGGCGCTGAGAGGTATACCGAGCGCGCCCGCACATTGTTCCTCAGTCATGGCGCCTACCTAGCCGCAGCACGCGAAACCCAAATACTTGCGGGCATTCGAGCGGCAGGCAACGACCTCGATGGTCCCGTGGCGCTGTTCGACGAGGTGATTCGCCTCGCCCGCACCGCGGGCACCCCAGTCGCCGCAGCAAAGGCGGCCTACGACGCGGCGCACCTTCTCGCACTGCACGGCGAACTACACCAGTCTGCCCGATATGCGAAGCTAGCCGACGAGTGTGCCGGCGGCCTCGACGAAGGCCTGGACCGCGACGTGGCCGAGATCCTCGAGTACGTCCGTACTGAGGCTGCGGTTCGTCAGCTTGCCACCGCCGACTCGAACGAGGTTGCAGACCGTCTCATCGCGAAGCATCCAGAGCTCCGCACCGTCATGGGACTGGCCCTCGCATTGCGGTCCGAATCAGCCTTTCTGCATCGCATGGCCGAGCACCCAGATTCGGCGGCACGGGAGTTCGTGGATAGCCAGTGGCAGACAGTGGTGGAACTCGCCCGCGGAACCATTCTCCCGGATGGGCTGCAAGTATTGGTAAGACGGCACAGTCTGGCCGTGTCGGACGGCCAGAACGATATTCTGAAGCGGATCGTGGGGATGAGCCCGGCCGCCACGTTGCCCGGCGTTCGCGGTCGCTACCTGGTGTTGCTGGCCCAGCGATCGTCCGACGCCCAGCAGGTGATCCAACTGGCAACAGAGGCGGCGGCCCTGCTAGAAGCAGTCGATGCCCCAGAGCTCGCTGCTGGTGCCCTCGTCGAGGCAGGCATGGCATGGCGACGCCTGCGGACCGGTGATCTCCGGTACAACAAGGACCAGGCACTCTCGGCTCTGCGGCGCGCCCTACGGGTGTTGCGTCGCAATGTAGATCGCGCCGAGTGGAGCCGCGCGATGGTCGCACTAGCGAACGCGTACCTCGAATATCCCGTAGATCGGAGGCGCAACCTGGACCGTGCCGTCCGCCGGTACACAGCCGCGCTGATGGTTCTCACACCCGAGGACTACCCCGAGGGCCACGGCACCGCACTCGCCGGTCTCGGTCTGGCACTGTCCGATCCCGCCATGGCCGACGACAGCCAGAACCTGGAATCCGCCCGCCGACATGTCGAACAGTCCCTACAAATGCTCCACGACCCGGCAACCAGGTCGACCGTGTTACTCAATCTCAGCCACTGCTATCGCAGGCGTCAACTTGGAGATCCGGACGCCAACCACGACCTCGCCCTGCTGTACGCGCGGCAGTCGTACGAGCTATGCCAGATCGCCGGGCTACACTTCCAGGCCGCTGAGGCGGCGACAGCTATAGGCGATCTGCTCGCTACTAGCGCCCGTCGGTCCGACATGAGCGCGTGGACCGAGGCCGTCGACTGGTATCGACAAGCACTCGAGTCCCTTCCCGTCGAGGAGGCACCCGCAGCTCATGCAGCGGCGGCCGGCAACCTTGCCAACACCCTGTCGCAGACACCTGGTGGGATCGAGTTTCTATCCGACGAGATCCTCACGCTGTATCAGACCACCATCGAAACCTTCCACTTGCTGGGCGACTCCGTAGAGGCAAGCCGGGCCCGGTACAACCTAGCCAACGCACTCTCCCAACGGTCATCTGTCGACCACGACGGGATCATCGCGCTGTACGAGGAAAGCATTGCAGGGCGCCCGATCAGCGAGGCACCTGCGGAGTGGGCGGAGTCAGCCACGGCCCTGGCCCAGGCCCTGTTCCGCCGGAACAAGCCCGTCGACCTGGATCGTGGTATGGCCCTCCTCGAGCAAGCGAACGCCGTCATGCCGGAGGAGCAGGCGGGCCAAGTCCAAACGGTGCAAGGCCGGGAACTCGGGCGGCGCGGCGACTGGCCGGGCGCCGCCCGCCTTCTGGGCCAGGCCGCCGCTGCCGCCGACTCCCGCTATCTCGCCACGGTGCTTTCGGCCGGCCAGGAGGCCGTCCTCACCCGGACCGCCGGGCTTCCCCGCGAGGCGGCGTACGCCCTCGCCCGCGCCGGGCAACTAGCGGAGGCGGTGACCCTCATCGAGGGAGCCCGTGCCCGGGAGTTGGGGCGGCTCCTCGAACGGGACCGCTCAGGTCTGGCGCAGCTGGATGCTGCCGCGCCGCGGGCAGCCATAGCATTTCGGGATGCCGCGCGACGTCTGATGGAGGCGGAGGCGTACCAACGCGGTAATTTCACCTTAAACTTGGACGAACGACATCGGCTACGAGGTGGGCTGGCCGACGCCCATGCTCAATTTGTCGCCGCGACCGAGGCGGTCCGGGCCGTGCCGGGATTCGCCGAGTTCGGATTGCCGCCCGCCGACGCCGCGCGGCAAGCAGCACTCATGGGTGTTCCGGTCATCTACCTAATCACAAGCGAGTTCGGCAGCGTCGCCCTGCTAGTTAAGGATGGTCATCTGGTCGAGGCCGTGTTCGGAGCGCTCACCGAGGACGAACTGGTTGATGCGCTGCGGGGGGTCCAATCGCTGACCGACGACCCTGCTCTGCTGCCCCGCCTCATGGACTTGCTCGGCGAGCGGTTCCTGAGCGAAGTGGCACATCGCCTTGTCGACGCCGACATTCCGGAGGTGATTCTCGTGGCCACCGGATTGCTCGGCGTACTTCCGGTCCACGTTGCGCGGTACTGGCGGGACGGCAAGACGAGGCACCTTTCGGACGACGTCGTGGTCTCGTTCACCCCGTCAGCCCGGTCGCTGCTGGCTGCTCGACGCCCTGACGGGCAGCACTCCGGCGCCCGACTCATCGGCGTCGCTCAGCCATCGTCGACTCAAGGCACCCTGCCGCACGCCGCGGCCGAGACGGCCTCTGTCCGGCGCCTGTTTCCGGGGCCCGGTGCCGTGCTGGCCGGTCCAGATGCCACCAAAGCAACGCTAATCCGAAAGCTGGCCGGAGCCACCCACGTCCACCTTGCCTGCCACGGCACCTTCGACCTAGAGGAACCGATGAGGTCCGGCCTGGTCCTTGCCGACGACAGCATGCTCACGCTCCGGGAGCTGTTCGACGAACGACCGCTGGACGGTGTGCGCCTCGTTGTCGCGTCGGCCTGTCACAGCGCTGTGAGCGATATCGCGCATGCGCCAGACGAAGCTATCGGTCTACCAGCAGGTCTGGTGTACGCCGGCGCGGCAACCGTGGCCGGCACCTTGTGGAGCCTGAAGGATCGCTCCGCCCCGCTTCTGGTCAGTCGCTTCTACGCGTATCACTTTCAGGGAGATCCGGAGACTGGATCAGGGCCAATGACCGCAGCAACGGCCATGGCACGCGCCCAGAACTGGCTCCGCGACTCGACCACCAACCAGCTCAACCGCTTTGCCGAAGAGGCGGGCCTGCCTCGGGTTAGGGCGGCGACCACTTTTGCGAACCGGCCGGAGCACTGGGCGCCGTTCGTGGTGGTCGGCCCGGGAGCCCACAACGCTCCGCAGTCAATCTGGCCCGACAAGCAAGCTGGAGCCACGCAAGTCTAATGAGGGTGCGGCTTACAGCTCTCCTGCTCAACAGCTCGGCGGCGACGGTGCCGTCGGCTCCGAGGTCCGCTCTGCCGTAGGCGGCTCGTGCGTCCTGCTCCGCCTTGAGGGCAGCGACCTGGTTGGGGAACCCTTGCCGCCTGTGCTGGCGGCGGCGCCGCCCGTTCGCGACGGGCGGCAGGTCGATGATGAAGAACCAGCGGGTCTGGCTCTTGGCGAGGCGGTAGTTGTAGACAGCCATGCGGCTGCACCTCCGCAGTAACGGGACCGAGGGATGCAGCCCACGTTAAGCGATTTCCGTTACCGCCAGCGTTACCGCAACACCACAGATGATCTTCCATATACGCTGGTGAATACCAGTCGGGGCGGCCCCCTGGCGCGCGAAGGCTGTCCGCGACGACCTGCGTGGCTATCCAACGATGTACACAGGTCGTCGACGAGACGGGCTTAGTGAACGAGAGAACGCTTACGTAAGAGCGACGGCCACGACGCCAACCACTAACGCGCGGATGGACCAGGTAATCCGGGTGAACTTTCGGTAGGCCACCAGGTTCGCAGCCCAGATCTGACCCACGACCGCCCGTTCGAACGCGTCCTCGTCGGCTGTCGCCGTCACCCAGGCGTCGATGAAGGCTTCGCGGTCGTCGCCGTACCGACGAGCGACGTGATCGTAGTAGTGGAGCGACCATGCGGTCGTTAGCTGCCGCCGCGGTGCCAGCGTGTAGAGCGCCAGCAACGCGCTAAGCATGACACTGACGCTGGCGACGAGCAGTGCGCCTTTGGCCCAAGAGCCGTGAGCCGACGGTAGTTGCCCGGCCAGGATCCCGGCGGCAGCCAGGACGGCGGCCGCCTTCACATCGGCGAAGCGGATCATCTCATTCGCCTGCTGCAGCGTGGCTCGATCCGCCTCCCTCATGAGGCTTCCAGTCGTTCCGCCAGATCGGGCCGGTCATACGAGGAGAAGAGCTGCCCCAGCTGCCCGAGCAGATATCGGCGGTCGCCGTCCTCAAGCCGCCCAAGAAAGTCACCGATCAGCTTGGCAATCACCAGGAACCGGGACTCGCCGACATCCCCGAACTTCTCAGCGATCTTCTCGAAGTTGATGGTGAGTAGCTCTTCTGGCTGGTCAGGGTGGTGGTAGAGCCAATAGCTGCGGGCGACGTCGGGACGAGAGTAGACGCTTTCCCGCAGGTACCGTATCCGCTCGAGCTCGGCCTGCTGCTTCAGCCGTTCGAGGGCGGTTTGCCGGTCGATCTCCAGGATGGCTTCCGCTGCGATACGGGCTTGCCGGGTAACCGTCAGCTTGACGCAGACGCCGTTGACCTTCCGGGTGTTGATCTCGATCTCTGCGTTGCCGGCCTGGGTGACGCTGTATTTGGCGGTCACCTGGCCGGCCCACTCCGTGATCTTCTGCCGCACCGTCCAAAGGGCAGCCTGATCGTTTCTCTGCCATAAGACCTGAAAGGTCGCATCGAACGCTACGTGTGGATGGCAGCTGGGCAGCTCGGCGGAAAAGGTGACCGGCTGTGCGGGATCCTCGGGCTTCAGCCAGAGGCTCGCCAGGCGGTCAAGCCAGTTCTCGCTCATGGAGCGACCAGTGGGTTCGCTCGGTGGAGCCGCTCGTTGAGCCGATCACGCGCTTCGCGGGCGGCCGGCGCCTCGGCGTCGCGGGCGAGTGGCTGCCAGTCGTACAGCAGGTCGGACATGCGGGCGAAACGGCTGCTGGCACCCTGGCCGATCCCGCCGGCGCGGACCATCAGATCGGTGATGAGGTCCTCGTAGGCAGGATCCTCGATCGCCGCATCCAGCCAGCGGAAGAGCGCCTCACGGAATTCGCCTTGCGGCCCTTCGCCCGTGAAGAGGAGCGTGAAGGCGTGTACCAGCCCAGCTCGCAGTTCTGCGTCGCCAGACAGCTCGGCGAGGAGGAAGGCGACCCGGTCCCGAGTTTCCGAAATCGCCGCCAAGGCTCGCAGCCCGACGTCGTGCCGCCGGTCCTGCGCGGCCGTCCAGTCGACGACCCGGCGCAACGTCGCCTGCCGGTGCAGCGGTCGGCCCCAGAGCGACCGCACAGCATCCACAACCCCGTCAGTGACATCATCGATGCCCCGCCCGGCCAGGTTGTTCAGGCGGGTCAACACCGCCTGCGGATACGCGTCTGCCAACTCCCCGCCGCACACTGCCGCGACCGCGCAGAGCAGCGTCACGCTTCCCGACTGGACGGCCCACTGATTGAGCCGACCGCGCATCGCCGCCCCAGCCTCAGGGCTCAGCGCGACCGCCGTCATAAGGTCGACAACCAGCGGTCGCAGTGTCTGGTACCCCCACCACCGCTCGGTCAAGGTACGCACTTCGGGCGCGTCTGCCCCGGGAAGCGCCAGGGTCACGGCGAGCATGGCTGAGGCCACCTGCCCGGCGACACGGACGTTCGGGGATCCTCCACGGCGCATCGGCAGGTCGGACGCCCAGCTCCAGAGGCGCGTACGGAAGGCCTTGGACTGGTCGCCATGCACATACCGCAGGATCGCGACGTCGTAGGACGGCAAGGTGAAGACGATCCGGTGCTCCTCGTCGATCCGGGCGTTGACGTTCTTGGCGAGCTGGCGGATCCCCGGGGCGCCGATGCCGCCGCGCACGTTCGCTGGTTCTGACAGCTTCTCGGCGAGTTTCTCCATGGCGTGAAGGACGTTGGTGGCCTGTCCCCCCTGTAGGAAGGCAAGGGCAATGAGGAAGAGCCTGGTCCGCGCATCGACGTTGTCTTCGAACCAGGTGGCCAGTTCTTCGTCCCAGTTCTGGTAGGCCTGGACCGACTTGCCGGCGATCTCGGCCAGCGGCTCCTGGGGATTCCCGACCGCGGCCCTGATCCTGTGGGACAGCCTCGCGATCTGGGCCGGAGTGGCACCCTCTAGCATCGCCGGTATCGGCGGAGTCCTGAGCAGTGTGTCCACGTCCAGGCGGGCTCGCTGGTCGTCCAGGAGTTGGCTCAGCAGTTTCTCGCGTTCAGGAGCGGTGACCGTGAGGACGGTGAAGCCCGGAACGTCCTCGGGCCTTTCGAGGCTCTTGCGGTCGACCAGGACGACGAGGTAGGAGTCCCCCTTTTCTACCGCCTCTCGGTAGGCGATGAGAAGCTCACGCAAGCGGCCGTTGCGGCTTCCGGGCGGCACCGTGAGCAGGTAGGCGGATGGGCCGTACGACGACCAAGGCACCTCGTCGACGGGCAGGAGCCGCTGCTGATCGTCGTCGGTCGGGATCTCCCGCCGGGGCGAGGGAACGCCGCCGAGCAGCCCGACCGCGGCGGTCCGCCGACCGGTGCCGGGTTCGGCCACCAGCAGAACGTGGCGCCGCTCCCGCAGGATTCCGGCGGCAGCTTCCCTGGGCAGTCCGCCCGGGCCGTAAAAGCGCTCTACGAAGGTCCCAATCGCCTCCTGAACGAAGGCGTCGGACAGCTCCCGGGCGGCCTTGTAGCGTCCGAGCCAGTTGTGGACGTTCTGCACCATATCGCCCTCGACGCGCGAGGCCGCCTGACCGCTGTTCTCTTCGATGTAGGGGCCGTCGTCGAGGTCGTCGGCGTAGGACTCGTCGATGTCCGGATCCATCGGCTCAATCGAGTCGGTAGTCATCACTCACCGCCCCGGTGCTGCGTCATGCTCTCGACCGTGGTGGC from Micromonospora profundi harbors:
- a CDS encoding Pycsar system effector family protein, producing MREADRATLQQANEMIRFADVKAAAVLAAAGILAGQLPSAHGSWAKGALLVASVSVMLSALLALYTLAPRRQLTTAWSLHYYDHVARRYGDDREAFIDAWVTATADEDAFERAVVGQIWAANLVAYRKFTRITWSIRALVVGVVAVALT
- a CDS encoding CHAT domain-containing protein, whose protein sequence is MPGERAELWQLLAVAYQAIAGEPELSVRGDVLVWFKQVWPQLRQDLETLSEDDAIVAMQTMTPFLAGLEDWVTLADLSHRGRALTCRSDHLRDYLVFTHHLGISLQMQADTRGAEQAFKEVARRAEVAGDLGLRAKALAHQAQLRRQAGEPGEAAIVFHRAAEAYRLDADELGEARTLGDLATAVHALGDQTGAERYTERARTLFLSHGAYLAAARETQILAGIRAAGNDLDGPVALFDEVIRLARTAGTPVAAAKAAYDAAHLLALHGELHQSARYAKLADECAGGLDEGLDRDVAEILEYVRTEAAVRQLATADSNEVADRLIAKHPELRTVMGLALALRSESAFLHRMAEHPDSAAREFVDSQWQTVVELARGTILPDGLQVLVRRHSLAVSDGQNDILKRIVGMSPAATLPGVRGRYLVLLAQRSSDAQQVIQLATEAAALLEAVDAPELAAGALVEAGMAWRRLRTGDLRYNKDQALSALRRALRVLRRNVDRAEWSRAMVALANAYLEYPVDRRRNLDRAVRRYTAALMVLTPEDYPEGHGTALAGLGLALSDPAMADDSQNLESARRHVEQSLQMLHDPATRSTVLLNLSHCYRRRQLGDPDANHDLALLYARQSYELCQIAGLHFQAAEAATAIGDLLATSARRSDMSAWTEAVDWYRQALESLPVEEAPAAHAAAAGNLANTLSQTPGGIEFLSDEILTLYQTTIETFHLLGDSVEASRARYNLANALSQRSSVDHDGIIALYEESIAGRPISEAPAEWAESATALAQALFRRNKPVDLDRGMALLEQANAVMPEEQAGQVQTVQGRELGRRGDWPGAARLLGQAAAAADSRYLATVLSAGQEAVLTRTAGLPREAAYALARAGQLAEAVTLIEGARARELGRLLERDRSGLAQLDAAAPRAAIAFRDAARRLMEAEAYQRGNFTLNLDERHRLRGGLADAHAQFVAATEAVRAVPGFAEFGLPPADAARQAALMGVPVIYLITSEFGSVALLVKDGHLVEAVFGALTEDELVDALRGVQSLTDDPALLPRLMDLLGERFLSEVAHRLVDADIPEVILVATGLLGVLPVHVARYWRDGKTRHLSDDVVVSFTPSARSLLAARRPDGQHSGARLIGVAQPSSTQGTLPHAAAETASVRRLFPGPGAVLAGPDATKATLIRKLAGATHVHLACHGTFDLEEPMRSGLVLADDSMLTLRELFDERPLDGVRLVVASACHSAVSDIAHAPDEAIGLPAGLVYAGAATVAGTLWSLKDRSAPLLVSRFYAYHFQGDPETGSGPMTAATAMARAQNWLRDSTTNQLNRFAEEAGLPRVRAATTFANRPEHWAPFVVVGPGAHNAPQSIWPDKQAGATQV